One Candidatus Alcyoniella australis genomic window, CAGGAAAGCTACCCGGTGATGGACCCGTTCAACCTGCCGATCATGCCCGCCGAGGATCAGGACGGCAAGCAGCTGACCATCGAGCTGTCCCTGCCCGGCCGACCGCTGAAAGTCCGCATCTGGAAAGTCCTGGTCGGCAGGATCGACCTCTATCTGCTGGATTCCAACGTCGAAGAAAACCTGCCGGCCGACCGCGCGATCACAGCCAAGCTCTACGGCGGCGACCAGGAGCTGCGCATCCAGCAGGAGATCGTGCTGGGCATCGGCGGGCTGCGCGCGCTGCACGAGATGGGGATCATGCCCGCGGTCTGTCACATGAACGAGGGACACGCGGCGTTCATGGCGCTGGAGCGCATCCGACTGCTGATGCGCGACACCGGCCTGAGCTTCGAGGTCGCCCAGGTGGCGGTCGAGGGCGGCAACGTCTTCACCTCGCACACGCCGGTGCCCGCGGGCTTCGACGTGTTCCCCGAGGGGCTGCTGCACAAGTACTTCGGCGACTACGTACGCGACGTGGGAATGAGCCTGGACGAGCTGCTGGCGCTGGGCAAGGACGTGGACGAGCGCGGCGCGGCGCGCTTCAACATGGCGGTGATGGCCGCCAACAACGCGGCCTACCTCAACGGCGTGAGCAAACTGCACGCCAAGGTCACGCGCGAGATGGCAAAGCCGCTGTACCCCCACGTGCCCATCGAAGAGATCCCGGTGATAGCGATTACCAACGGCGTACACGTCCCCTCCTGGATCTCCAAGGACATGGCGCGGCTGTTCGACCAGTATCTGAGCTCGGGCTGGCACCGCGACACGGCCAACCCCAAGATCTGGGAGTCGATCGACAAGATCCCCGACGCCGAGCTGTGGCGGGTCCACGAGCTGCGGCGCGAACGGTTGATCGAATTCGTACGGCGCAGCGCACGCGAGCAGCTCGAACGCCAGGGGGCCAGCGAAGAAGATCTGGCTCAGGTCGAAACCCTGCTCGATCCCGGCGTGCTGACCATCGGCTTTGCCAGGCGCTTCGCCACCTACAAGCGCGCCGACCTGTTCCTGGCCGACCAGGCGCGAATGCGCGCGATCCTCAGCAACACGGATATGCCGGTGCAGTTCCTGATCGCGGGCAAGGCTCACCCGCGCGACGAGGCGGGCAAGCAGCTGATCAAGAACATCGTGCACTACGCGCGCGAGGAGGGGCTGCACGATCGGATCGTGTTCATCGAGAACTACAACATCGCCGTGGCGCGCTACATGGTCCAGGGCGTGGACGTCTGGCTGAACACACCGCGGCGGCCGATGGAGGCCAGCGGCACCAGCGGGATGAAGGTGCTGCCCAACGGCGGGCTCAACCTCTCGGTGCTCGACGGCTGGTGGGACGAGGCCTACGACAGCAACGTGGGCTGGGCCATCGGCTCGGGCGAGGTCTACGAGGACCCGGCCTACCAGGACCGCGTGGAATCGAACACGCTCTACGACATCCTCGAAAAGAAGGTCGTACCGCTGTTCTACGAGCGCGGCCGCGACGGCTTGCCCAAGCTGTGGATCAAGCGGATGAAGCAGTCGATGCGCCAGCTGATCCCGTTTTTCAACACCTACCGGATGGTGATGGAGTACGCCGAGAACTGCTACCTGCTCGCCGAGACCCACCGCCGCCGGCTGGCCGAGAACG contains:
- the glgP gene encoding alpha-glucan family phosphorylase — encoded protein: MRVIYDFRVEPALPERLEPLKRLAYNLYWSWHADVVDLFRRIDGDLWESTGHNPVLLLGSVDQRRLEELSTDAAFVESMDEVLSDFDKYMQEQTWFQRDVELTSSPVIAYFSMEYGITECLPMYGGGLGVLAGDHLKSSSDLGLPLVGIGLLYQQGYFMQYLNADGWQQESYPVMDPFNLPIMPAEDQDGKQLTIELSLPGRPLKVRIWKVLVGRIDLYLLDSNVEENLPADRAITAKLYGGDQELRIQQEIVLGIGGLRALHEMGIMPAVCHMNEGHAAFMALERIRLLMRDTGLSFEVAQVAVEGGNVFTSHTPVPAGFDVFPEGLLHKYFGDYVRDVGMSLDELLALGKDVDERGAARFNMAVMAANNAAYLNGVSKLHAKVTREMAKPLYPHVPIEEIPVIAITNGVHVPSWISKDMARLFDQYLSSGWHRDTANPKIWESIDKIPDAELWRVHELRRERLIEFVRRSAREQLERQGASEEDLAQVETLLDPGVLTIGFARRFATYKRADLFLADQARMRAILSNTDMPVQFLIAGKAHPRDEAGKQLIKNIVHYAREEGLHDRIVFIENYNIAVARYMVQGVDVWLNTPRRPMEASGTSGMKVLPNGGLNLSVLDGWWDEAYDSNVGWAIGSGEVYEDPAYQDRVESNTLYDILEKKVVPLFYERGRDGLPKLWIKRMKQSMRQLIPFFNTYRMVMEYAENCYLLAETHRRRLAENDFLAARELAQWKRFVREQWGTVKIEQVEFDPNAVHQIGEYIPVKARVRLGAIKPDNVRVEMYVGPMDHQGRIFNGQAVRLKQHEDLGEGLHLFRDQYRCAASGRHGLGVRVVPFHENLAHRYAMALIEWA